A genome region from Brassica oleracea var. oleracea cultivar TO1000 chromosome C2, BOL, whole genome shotgun sequence includes the following:
- the LOC106322738 gene encoding transcription factor TGA5, whose protein sequence is MGDTSPRTSGSTDGDMDQNNLMYDGGHVGESSDRSKEKMDQKTVRRLAQNREAARKSRLRKKAYVQQLENSRLKLTQLEQELQRARQQGVFISSSGDQAHSTTGNGAMAFDAEYRRWQEDKNRKMKELSSALDSHASEPELRTIVEAVLAHYEELFRIKSNAAKNDVFHLLSGMWKTPAERCFLWLGGFRSSDLLKLIASQVEPLTEQQSQDLNNLQESSQQAEDALSQGMDSLQQSLSETLSSGTLGSSSSGNVANYMGQMAMAMGKLGTLEGFIRQADNLRLQTYQQMLRKLTTRQSARALLAIHEYSLRLRALSSLWLARPRE, encoded by the exons ATGGGAGATACTAGTCCAAGAACATCAGGCTCAACAGATGGCGACATGGATCAAAACAACCTAATG TACGATGGAGGGCATGTGGGTGAATCTAGCGACCGTTCAAAGGAAAAAATGGATCAAAAG ACGGTTCGTAGGCTCGCTCAAAACCGTGAGGCTGCAAGGAAAAGCAGATTGAGGAAGAAA GCATATGTTCAGCAGCTAGAGAACAGCCGTTTGAAGCTAACACAGCTTGAACAGGAGCTGCAAAGAGCAAGGCAACAAGGTGTCTTTATCTCAAGCTCTGGAGACCAAGCCCATTCAACTACTGGAAATG GGGCAATGGCGTTTGATGCAGAGTACAGACGCTGGCAGGAAGATAAGAACAGAAAGATGAAGGAGCTTAGTTCTGCTTTGGATTCTCACGCGAGTGAACCTGAGCTTAGGACAATCGTAGAAGCAGTGTTGGCTCACTACGAGGAGCTTTTCAGGATAAAAAGCAACGCAGCTAAGAACGATGTCTTCCATTTACTATCAGGGATGTGGAAAACACCAGCTGAGAGATGTTTCCTGTGGCTTGGCGGTTTCCGTTCATCAGACCTTCTCAAG CTTATAGCGAGTCAGGTGGAGCCATTGACGGAACAACAATCACAAGACCTAAACAACTTGCAAGAATCTTCTCAACAAGCGGAAGATGCTTTGTCTCAAGGGATGGACAGTTTACAGCAATCACTCTCCGAGACTCTATCTAGCGGAACTCTTGGTTCAAGCTCGTCAGGGAACGTGGCTAACTACATGGGTCAGATGGCAATGGCCATGGGGAAGTTAGGTACACTTGAAGGATTCATCCGCCAG GCTGATAACTTGAGGCTACAAACGTATCAACAAATGCTGAGAAAGTTGACAACCAGACAATCAGCTAGGGCTCTCCTTGCGATACATGAGTATTCGTTGCGGTTACGTGCTCTTAGCTCTCTATGGCTTGCTAGACCAAGAGAGTGA
- the LOC106326356 gene encoding protein MIZU-KUSSEI 1-like, with protein sequence MATPPLTPRMLTPTTLSPLGSPRAKKSTATVMPEITLEQPSSKTSKSPGSKSTKLFRRVRSAFRSLPIMSPMCKLPMGGARLHENHVHGGTRVTGTLFGYRKTRVNLAVQENPRSLPILLLELAIPTGKLLQDLGVGLVRIALECEKKPSEKTKIVDEPIWALYCNGKKSGYGVKREPTEEDLVVMQMLHAVSMGAGVLPVTSGGGGGGGGEGDLTYMRAHFERVIGSRDSETYYMMNPDGNSGPELSIFFVRV encoded by the coding sequence ATGGCAACACCACCGTTAACCCCAAGGATGCTAACACCAACAACACTATCACCTCTCGGCAGCCCACGCGCCAAAAAATCAACCGCCACCGTAATGCCTGAGATCACACTCGAGCAGCCCTCGAGCAAGACCAGCAAATCCCCCGGCTCCAAATCAACAAAACTCTTCCGCCGCGTCCGCTCCGCCTTCCGCTCCCTCCCGATCATGTCCCCCATGTGCAAACTCCCCATGGGCGGCGCGCGTCTCCACGAGAACCACGTCCACGGGGGGACGCGCGTCACGGGGACGCTCTTCGGGTACCGCAAAACGCGCGTGAACCTGGCGGTCCAGGAGAATCCTCGCTCCCTCCCGATCCTACTCCTGGAGCTGGCCATCCCCACGGGGAAGCTGCTCCAGGATCTTGGCGTTGGACTCGTGAGGATCGCGCTAGAGTGCGAGAAGAAGCCGAGCGAGAAGACGAAGATTGTTGACGAGCCGATATGGGCGTTGTACTGTAACGGGAAGAAGTCCGGGTATGGGGTGAAGAGGGAGCCCACGGAGGAGGATTTGGTTGTGATGCAGATGCTTCATGCTGTTTCGATGGGAGCTGGTGTGTTGCCGGTGACGAGCGGAGGAGGAGGGGGAGGGGGAGGAGAAGGAGATTTGACTTATATGAGAGCGCATTTTGAGAGAGTGATTGGGTCGAGAGACTCGGAGACTTATTACATGATGAATCCTGATGGTAACAGTGGTCCTGAGCTAAGTATTTTCTTCGTTCGGGTTTAA